Proteins found in one Labeo rohita strain BAU-BD-2019 chromosome 11, IGBB_LRoh.1.0, whole genome shotgun sequence genomic segment:
- the ctns gene encoding cystinosin, whose translation MKQTAILFLITLSACAHTAFGDAEVNIKAPATVSLQEQSSDNITITLSSPLNTSVTVYFNITYKSRNVSLIILLPDEVVVPAGNVSVSFEVQAKGVGQVTAYLSSNNTHIKSLETRIRFLIVRSNALFIINQIIGWIYFVAWSVSFYPQAYENWKRRSVVGLSFDFLALNLTGFIAYSVFNVGLFWVTYIQEEFLKKDPNGVIPVDANDVFFSLHALLLTLVYVCQCAMYERGGQKVSKVAIGLLAIGWTFAFVSLFVAVAQKISWLDYLYYFSYIKLGVTLVKYIPQAYMNYRRKSTEGWSIGNVLLDFTGGSFSLLQMFLQAYNNNKWKIIFGDPTKFGLGVLSIFFDVVFITQHYCLYRNRELMYQDLDNQNEQHTTPNT comes from the exons ATGAAGCAGACTGCCATACTGTTTCTCATAACGCTGTCTGCCTGCGCGCACACGGCGTTTGGCG ATGCAGAAGTGAACATCAAAGCTCCAGCCACAGTGAGTCTACAGGAACAATCTTCAGACAACATCACCATTACACTGAG TTCACCGTTGAACACATCTGTAACAGTTTATTTCAATATCACATATAAATCAAGAAATGTCTCTTTAATAATTCTACTGCCTGATGAG GTTGTTGTGCCGGCAGGAAACGTATCTGTGTCTTTTGAAGTGCAGGCGAAAGGTGTTGGTCAGGTGACTGCTTACCTTTCCAGCAATAACACGCACATAAAAAG CCTAGAGACGCGAATCAGATTCCTGATTGTCAGAAGTAATGCTCTTTTCATCATTAATCAAATCATTGGCTGGATTTACTTCGTGGCCTGGTCTGTGTCGTTCTACCCACAGGCGTATGAGAACTGGAAACGGCGCAG tgtgGTAGGCCTCAGTTTTGATTTCCTCGCTCTCAACCTGACTGGATTCATTGCTTACAGTGTGTTTAATGTTGGCCTGTTTTGGGTGACGTATATACAG GAGGAGTTCTTGAAGAAAGATCCGAATGGAGTCATTCCTGTCGATGCCAATGATGTCTTCTTCAGTCTTCATGCATTACTTCTCACTCTTGTTTATGTCTGCCAGTGTGCCATGTATGAG agaGGAGGGCAAAAGGTATCCAAAGTGGCCATTGGGTTATTAGCGATTGGCTGGACCTTTGCGTTTGTCTCCCTGTTTGTTGCTGTGGCACAGAAGATCTCCTGGCTGGATTATCTGTACTATTTCTCATACATTAAATTGGGTGTCACACTTGTAAAGTACATCCCTCAG GCTTATATGAACTATCGCAGGAAGAGCACAGAGGGATGGAGCATTGGGAATGTGCTGCTGGACTTCACAGGGGGCAGCTTTAGTTTACTCCAAATGTTCCTTCAGGCCTATAACAACA ATAAATGGAAGATTATATTCGGAGACCCCACAAAGTTCGGCCTGGGCGTGTTGTCCATATTCTTTGATGTCGTGTTCATCACACAGCATTATTGTCTGTACAGGAACAGAGAGCTGATGTATCAAGATTTAGACAATCAGAATGAGCAACACACCACTCCTAATACATGA
- the ccl25b gene encoding C-C motif chemokine 25b gives MEKQLSTMKFQILIFILLLACMYQSVAQGSYENCCLKYADIKSKKGFRRHVEGYRIQEADGGCNIRAVVFTLKNKKMVCVEPNLPWVQEEVQKLYKRNAAKV, from the exons ATGGAGAAACAGCTTTCAACCATGAAGTTTCAAATCTTGATTTTTATCCTATTGCTGGCTTGCATGTATCAAAGTGTGGCACAAG GTTCCTATGAAAACTGCTGCTTGAAGTATGCAGATATAAAGAGCAAGAAGGGCTTCAGGAGACATGTTGAGGGTTACAGAATCCAGGAAGCAGATGGAGGATGTAACATTCGTGCTGTTGT CTTCACGCTGAAGAATAAAAAGATGGTCTGTGTTGAACCAAACCTTCCCTGGGTACAAGAAGAGGTACAGAAACTATATAAGAGAAACGCAGCCAAGGTGTAG